In one Watersipora subatra chromosome 6, tzWatSuba1.1, whole genome shotgun sequence genomic region, the following are encoded:
- the LOC137398602 gene encoding tRNA modification GTPase GTPBP3, mitochondrial-like — MSEDIMLKMGRLSRAPAPRQALLRTVVCPMSQEKLDSGLLLWFPSPNSFTGEDCLEMQVHGGLAVVTAILRSLNSFPSTRHATAGEFTKRAFMNGKLDLTEVEGLADVIHAETEAQRKQAFRQMAGELNAIYSSWREVIVKCTASVEAYIDFSEEENIEDGVIEEVKTSLNQLCHQLERHLVDGRRGQRLRDGVHIAILGRPNVGKSSLINYVSRRPVAIVSPIEGTTRDSIESFLDLNGYPIVMADTAGLRNTTDIVESQGVQRAVNRSKDADLLVVMLSVTDLESTDDLEREISGKVTLLIDEYMEVRDVSDKSIIIVINKVDMNPRINQQTSFCFDTTRGQITISSLEKQSVPVVFTSITQEQGLDAFISQLTGLVKSLCADPSTESPSFTQARHRDHLSNCLDSIGAALNSIDTDVVVTAECLRLACVEIGQISGKISTEDILDVVFKDFCIGK, encoded by the exons ATGAGTGAGGATATAATGCTAAAGATGGGGCGTCTCTCCAGAGCCCCGGCACCAAGACAAGCACTGCTGAGGACTGTGGTCTGTCCGATGTCTCAGGAGAAGCTAGACTCTGGACTGCTTTTGTGGTTTCCATCACCTAACAGCTTCACAG GTGAGGACTGCCTCGAGATGCAAGTTCACGGTGGACTAGCTGTAGTGACAGCCATTCTACGATCACTCAACTCATTCCCCTCCACACGCCACGCTACGGCAGGAGAGTTTACCAAGAGAGCTTTCATGAATGGAAAGTTAGACTTGACAGAG GTTGAAGGACTGGCTGATGTAATACACGCTGAGACTGAGGCTCAACGTAAGCAAGCCTTCAGGCAAATGGCTGGAGAGCTCAATGCTATTTACTCAAGCTGGAGAGAGGTCATTGTCAAG TGTACTGCTAGTGTAGAGGCTTACATAGACTTCAGTGAAGAGGAGAACATTGAAGATGGGGTTATAGAAGAGGTGAAGACATCTTTGAATCAACTCTGCCACCAGCTCGAGAGGCACCTCGTCGATG GTCGGCGAGGTCAAAGGTTAAGAGACGGAGTTCACATCGCTATTCTAGGAAGGCCAAATGTTGGCAAAAGTAGTCTTATTAACTACGTGAGTCGGAGGCCTGTCGCAATAGTCTCTCCTATAGAGGGTACAACGAGAGACAGTATCGAGTCTTTCCTTGACCTCAATGGCTACCCTATAGTAATGGCTGACACAGCAGGCCTCAG GAACACTACAGACATAGTTGAGAGTCAGGGAGTTCAAAGAGCGGTAAATAGGTCAAAAGATGCTGACCTGCTGGTTGTTATGCTAAGTGTAACGGATCTGGAATCAACTGATGACCTTGAGAGGGAAATATCTGGCAAGGTCACCCTACTCATAGATGAATACATGGAG GTCAGAGATGTGTCCGACAAATCTATCATTATCGTAATAAACAAGGTAGATATGAACCCCAGAATAAATCAACAAACCTCTTTTTGTTTTGACACAACTAGGGGGCAGATAACTATTTCCTCTCTAGAAAAACAATCGGTTCCAGTAGTGTTTACCTCCATCACCCAAGAGCAAGGACTTGATGCATTCATATCCCAGCTAACCGGTCTGGTCAAGTCATTGTGCGCTGATCCTTCTACAGAGAGTCCAAGCTTTACACAAGCGCGTCATAGAGACCACCTTTCAAATTGCCTAGATAGTATAGGAGCGGCTCTGAACTCTATCGATACTGATGTCGTTGTGACTGCTGAATGCCTAAGGCTAGCTTGCGTTGAGATTGGACAGATATCTGGTAAAATCTCTACAGAGGATATTCTCGATGTTGTTTTTAAAGACTTCTGTATCGGGAAATAA